From the genome of Populus trichocarpa isolate Nisqually-1 chromosome 15, P.trichocarpa_v4.1, whole genome shotgun sequence, one region includes:
- the LOC7457789 gene encoding probable galactinol--sucrose galactosyltransferase 2 → MTIKATPIIKDGCLMVRGKVVLSRVPQNILVSPASNGSAFFGATSPSPSSRHVFSLGVLEKYRFLCLFRVKIWWMIPRVGKSGSEIPMETQMLLLEATEESALNDEVNSSETSTDNTFYILFLPVLDGLFRSSLQGTSENELHFCVESGDANVQTSQALEAVFVNSGENPFELIKNSVKILEQHKGTFCHIENKKIPAHLDWFGWCTWDAFYTQVNPQGIKEGLQSFLEGGCSPKFLIIDDGWQDTVNEFRKEGEPLIEGTQFATRLVDIKENGKFRSSGPDEGCTDLHEFIDTIKEKYGLKFVYMWHALAGYWGGVLPSSDSMKKYNPKLVYPIQSPGNVGNMRDIAMDSLEKYGVGVIDPSKIFDFYNDLHSYLASNGVDGVKVDVQNLIETLGSGCGGRVTLTRQYQEALERSISRNFKENNLICCMSHNSDSIYSSKRSAIARASEDFMPREPTFQTLHIASVAFNSFLLGEIVVPDWDMFHSKHDTADFHGAARALGGCAVYVSDKPGIHDFKILKKLVLPDGSILRARHAGRPTRDCLFEDPVMDAKSLLKIWNLNKLTGVIGVFNCQGAGSWPMKQEAEEIPTVPSGPSSLSGHVSPIDVEFLDDIAGEDWNGDCAIYAFNSGSLSMLPKKGILEVSLTTLKYEIYTISPIKVFGQNLQFSPIGLLDMYNSGGAVEAVNCIIDVSSYTIKVNGRGGGRFGAYSNTKPTFCRVDMKEEEFTYNDKNGLLIVKLECTGNLREIEFIY, encoded by the exons GAAGTACAGGTTCTTGTGCCTTTTTAGAGTCAAAATCTGGTGGATGATACCTCGTGTAGGGAAATCCGGTAGTGAAATTCCCATGGAAACTCAAATGCTTTTGTTGGAAGCAACAGAGGAATCTGCCCTGAATGACGAGGTGAATTCTTCTGAAACATCGACAGATAACACTTTCTACATTCTTTTCTTGCCTGTCTTGGATGGACTATTTCGATCTAGTTTGCAAGGAACTTCGGAAAATGAGCTCCACTTCTGCGTTGAAAGCG GAGATGCTAATGTCCAAACCTCACAAGCACTTGAAGCAGTATTTGTGAACTCAGGGGAGAACCCTTTTGAGCTTATTAAGAATTCTGTCAA GATACTGGAGCAACACAAGGGGACCTTTTGCCACATTGAGAACAAGAAG ATTCCTGCACATTTAGACTGGTTTGGCTGGTGTACTTGGGATGCTTTTTACACTCAAGTAAATCCACAAGGAATCAAAGAGGGTCTTCAAAG TTTCTTAGAAGGTGGGTGTTCACCGAAGTTTCTTATTATTGATGATGGATGGCAAGACACAGTGAATGAATTTCGCAAGGAAGGTGAACCTCTTATCGAAGGGACACA GTTTGCTACTAGATTGGtagatataaaagaaaatggaaaattcAGAAGTTCAGGTCCAGATGAAGGCTGCACCGATTTGCATGAATTTATTGATACCATCAAAGAGAAATATGGATTAAA ATTTGTTTATATGTGGCACGCTTTAGCTGGTTATTGGGGAGGGGTTCTTCCATCATCTGATTCAATGAAAAAGTACAACCCGAAACTTGTATATCCAATTCAGTCACCTGGTAATGTGGGGAACATGAGAGACATTGCAATGGACAGCTTGGAGAAATATGGAGTTGGAGTCATTGATCCCAGTAAGATATTTGATTTCTACAATGATCTTCATAGCTATCTGGCAAGCAATGGTGTAGATGGAGTCAAGGTGGACGTCCAGAATCTGATTGAAACTTTAGGTTCTGGATGTGGAGGTCGAGTGACGTTGACTAGACAGTATCAGGAAGCACTTGAGAGATCTATTTCAAGaaactttaaagaaaataatctaatttgTTGCATGAGTCACAACTCTGACTCAATTTACAG TTCGAAGAGAAGTGCAATTGCAAGAGCATCAGAGGATTTCATGCCAAGAGAGCCAACATTTCAGACCTTGCACATTGCGTCTGTAGCTTTCAACAGCTTTCTTCTTGGGGAGATTGTTGTTCCAGACTGGGACATGTTCCAT AGCAAACATGATACCGCTGATTTCCATGGTGCTGCAAGAGCATTGGGTGGATGTGCAGTATATGTAAG TGACAAGCCAGGCATTCATGACTTCAAAATCCTTAAGAAGCTCGTGTTGCCTGACGGGTCTATCCTGAGAGCTAGACATGCTGGCCGTCCCACAAGAGATTGCTTATTTGAAGATCCTGTCATGGATGCGAAAAG TTTGTTGAAGATATGGAACTTGAACAAGTTAACTGGGGTCATCGGTGTTTTTAATTGCCAAGGAGCAGGAAGTTGGCCAATGAAACAAGAAGCTGAAGAAATACCTACTGTGCCTTCCGGGCCTTCATCCCTTTCAGGTCATGTGAGTCCTATTGATGTTGAATTTCTCGACGATATTGCCGGTGAAGATTGGAATGGAGATTGTGCAATCTATGCTTTCAATTCAG GATCTCTTTCCATGCTGCCAAAGAAAGGGATTCTTGAGGTGTCCCTGACCACTCTAAAATACGAGATATATACCATCTCTCCAATTAAG GTTTTTGGTCAGAATCTTCAGTTTTCTCCGATAGGATTGCTTGACATGTACAACTCAGGAGGAGCAGTGGAAGCTGTGAACTGCATTATCGATGTTTCATCTTACACAATCAAAGTCAATGGCCGAGGCGGTGGCCGATTTGGAGCCTACTCCAACACTAAACCAACCTTTTGCAGGGTGGACATGAAAGAAGAAGAGTTCACTTACAACGACAAAAATGGATTATTGATAGTCAAACTTGAATGCACAGGCAATTTAAGAGAGATTGAATTCATATATTAG
- the LOC7457790 gene encoding 28 kDa ribonucleoprotein, chloroplastic, producing the protein MSATAASTLKPLLMAETCICSFPSIFTSKPPLKPLPISHRPIKLQLSYSHSLSTLSVKPKTHLSLTIPFVAQTSDWAQQEEENNTTITLTESEQEDSILENEESNDFEGRVSDWEAEGEDAAASETEAVRGEGERGDEEGFVEPPEEAKIYVGNLPYDVTSEKLAMLFDQAGTVEISEVIYNTETDTSRGFGFVTMSTVEESDKAIEMFNRYNLDGRLLTVNKAAPRGSRPERPPRVSEPSYRIYVGNLPWGVDSGRLEEVFSEHGKVVSAQVVSDWETGRSRGFGFVTMSSESELNDAIAALDGQELDGRAIRVNVAAERPRRSSF; encoded by the exons ATGTCTGCCACAGCTGCTTCCACCTTGAAGCCTTTGCTAATGGCAGAAACATGCATATGTTCATTCCCTTCAATTTTCACTTCAAAACCCCCACTAAAACCTCTCCCTATCTCACATAGACCCATCAAGCTCCAACTCTCATACTCTCACTCTTTATCAACGTTATCtgtaaaacccaaaacccattTATCTTTAACAATCCCTTTTGTGGCCCAGACCTCAGATTGGGctcaacaagaagaagaaaacaacaccACTATCACTTTAACTGAGTCAGAACAAGAAGACTCCAttttggaaaatgaagaaagtaaTGATTTTGAAGGTAGAGTATCCGATTGGGAGGCTGAAGGAGAGGATGCAGCTGCTTCCGAAACCGAAGCTGTTAGAGGTGAAGGAGAGAGAGGTGACGAGGAGGGGTTTGTGGAGCCACCGGAGGAAGCTAAGATTTATGTAGGGAATTTGCCTTATGATGTTACTAGTGAGAAGTTGGCTATGCTATTTGATCAAGCTGGAACTGTTGAGATTTCTGAG GTTATTTACAACACGGAAACTGATACAAGTCGTGGCTTTGGGTTTGTGACGATGAGTACCGTTGAAGAGTCTGACAAGGCTATAGAAATGTTCAATCGTTAT AACTTAGATGGAAGGCTCTTGACTGTAAACAAGGCTGCTCCTAGAGGATCAAGGCCAGAACGCCCTCCTCGTGTGTCTGAACCCAGCTATAGAATCTATGTGGGCAACCTACCATGGGGAGTGGATAGTGGTCGTCTTGAGGAAGTCTTTAGCGAGCATGGTAAAGTTGTGAGTGCTCAGGTTGTTTCTGACTGGGAGACTGGCCGTTCACGTGGTTTTGGCTTTGTAACTATGTCCTCAGAGAGCGAGTTGAATGATGCCATAGCCGCACTTGATGGACAG GAACTGGACGGGAGAGCAATTAGAGTAAATGTTGCTGCGGAAAGACCAAGGCGCAGCTCCTTTTGA